In Thunnus thynnus chromosome 13, fThuThy2.1, whole genome shotgun sequence, the following proteins share a genomic window:
- the acaca gene encoding acetyl-CoA carboxylase 1 isoform X7: MAQQDGAAKKNPAVAALHSHFIVGSVSEENSEDEIQGKADLQLEEKEGRSLSPSSGSSDSTYEMGFDHIDGPMHNLRPSMSGLHLVKQGRDRRRIDLQRDFTVASPAEFVTRFGGNKVIEKVLIANNGIAAVKCMRSIRRWAYEMFRNERAIRFVVMVTPEDLKANAEYIKMADHYVPVPGGTNNNNYANVELILDIAKRIPVQAVWAGWGHASENPKLPELLQKNGIAFMGPPSQAMWALGDKIASSIVAQTAGIPTLPWSGTALTVEWTESNQKKRIINVPSDVYELGCIQDVEDGLKASEKVGYPVMVKASEGGGGKGIRKVNCADDFPNLFRQVQAEVPGSPIFVMQLAKHARHLEVQILADQYGNAISLFGRDCSVQRRHQKIIEEAPATIATSDVFEDMERCAVKLAKMVGYVSAGTVEYLYSQDGSFYFLELNPRLQVEHPCTEMVADVNLPAAQLQIAMGIPLHRIKDIRMLYGVQPWGDSPIDFEGLSTAPSPRGHVIAARITSENPDEGFKPSSGTVQELNFRSNKNVWGYFSVAAAGGLHEFADSQFGHCFSWGENREEAISNMVVALKELSIRGDFRTTVEYLIKLLETESFQHNSIDTGWLDRLISEKMQAERPDTMLGIVSGALHVADVNLRNSVSNFLHSLERGQVLPAHTLLNTVDVELIYEGTKYVLTVTRQSPNSYVVIMNNSSAEVDVHRLSDGGLLLSYDGSSYTTYMKEEVDRYRITIGNKTCVFEKENDPSLLRSPSAGKIIQYTVEDGGHVFSGQCYAEIEVMKMVMTLTAAESGCIHYVKRAGAALEPGCVIAKLQLDDPSRVQQAELHTGALPSIQAVALRGEKLHRVFHNTLDHLVHIMNGYCLPEPFFSAKLKEWVERLMKTMRDPSLPLLELQDIMTSVSGRIPPAVEKAIKKEMAQYASNITSVLCQFPSQQIANILDSHAATLNKKSEREVFFMNTQSIVQLVQKYRSGIRGHMKAVVMDLLRQYLKVEIQFQNGHYDKCVFALREENKGDMANVLNYIFSHAQVTKKNLLVTMLIDQLCGRDPTLTDELMAILTELTQLSKTTNAKVALRARQVLIASHLPSYELRHNQVESIFLSAIDMYGHQFCIENLQKLILSETSIFDVLPNFFYHSNQVVRMAALEVYVRRAYIAYELNSVQHRQLRDNTCIVEFQFMLPTSHPNRMSFSSNLNHYGMVHVASVSDVLLDTSFTPPCQRMGAMVAFRSFQEFTRNIADVLSCFSDSPPPSPTFPEGGNPVLYGEEDNKSVQEEPIHILNVAIKTDSDIDDDGLAAMFREFTQSKKSLLFEHGIRRLTFLVAQKDFRKQVNCEVDQRFHREFPKFFTFRARDKFEEDRIYRHLEPALAFQLELNRMRNFALTAIPCANHKMHLYLGAARVEVGTEVTDYRFFVRAIIRHSDLVTKEASFEYLHNEAERLLLEAMDELEVAFNNTTVRTDCNHIFLNFVPTVIMDPSKIEESVRSMVMRYGSRLWKLRVLQAELKINIRLTPTGKQIPIRLFLTNESGYYLDISLYKEVTDSRTGQVGPKDRQIMFQAYGDKQGPLHGMLINTPYVTKDLLQSKRFQAQSLGTTYVYDFPEMFRQALKKLWHSSQAYANLPKCPLPSELLTFTELVLDAQGQLVQMNRLPGGNEIGMVAWRMTLRTPEYPAGREIIVISNDITHKIGSFGPQEDMLFLRASEMARESGIPRIYIAANSGARIGLAEEIRHMFHVAWQDPVDPYKGFKYLYLTPQDYKKVSALNSVHCEHVEDEGESRYKITDIIGKDEGLGVENLKGSGMIAGESSLAYEEIITMNLVTCRAIGIGAYLVRLGQRTIQVDNSHIILTGAGALNKVLGREVYTSNNQLGGIQIMHNNGVTHSTVCDDFEGVFTLLQWLSYMPKCKSSPVPILNSKDPIDRPVEFVPTKAPYDPRWMLAGRPSQSPKGSWQSGFFDHGSFIEMMQPWAQSVVVGRARLGGIPTGVVAVETRSVELSIPADPANLDSEAKIIQQAGQVWFPDSAFKTAQAIKDLNREGLPLIVFANWRGFSGGMKDMYDQVLKFGAYIVDGLREYKQPVLVYIPPQAELRGGSWVVIDPTINPRHMEMYADKDSRGGVLEPEGTVEIKFRRKDLVKTMRRVDPVYTGLAERLGTPELSPPDRKELETKLKEREEFLLPIYHQVAVQFADLHDTPGRMQEKGVITDILEWQTCRQFFYWRLRRLLLEDTVKRKIQAANSELTDGQIQAMLRRWFVEAEGAVKAYLWDNNEEVVGWLERQLAEEEGARSVIDENIKYIRRDHILKQIRSLVQANPEVAMDSIVHMTQHISPTQRAEVVRILSTMETSASS; the protein is encoded by the exons ATGGCACAGCAGGATGGTGCTGCCAAGAAGAACCCCGCTGTTGCGGCGCTGCACTCTCACTTCATTGTGGGATCAGTGTCGGAGGAGAACTCAGAGGATGAAATCCAAGGCAAGGCAGACctgcagctggaggagaaggagggacgCTCCTTGTCACCGTCATCCGGTAGCTCAGACAGCACCTATGAAATGGGCTTCGACCACATCGATGGACCCATGCACAATCTAAG GCCGAGCATGTCAGGGCTGCACCTGGTGAAGCAGGGCAGAGATCGCCGGCGTATTGATCTGCAGAGGGACTTCACTGTGGCTTCTCCTGCTGAGTTTGTCACCCGCTTTGGTGGCAACAAGGTCATCGAGAAG GTGCTTATTGCCAACAATGGCATTGCAGCAGTCAAATGCATGCGGTCCATCCGCCGCTGGGCTTATGAGATGTTTCGCAATGAAAGGGCAATCCGCTTTGTTGTAATGGTGACCCCAGAGGACCTGAAGGCCAACGCAG AGTACATCAAAATGGCAGATCATTACGTGCCTGTGCCAGGAGGGACTAATAACAACAACTATGCCAATGTCGAGCTCATTCTGGACATTGCTAAACGCATACCTGTTCAG GCTGTATGGGCTGGGTGGGGTCATGCCTCAGAGAACCCCAAACTCCCAGAGCTGCTTCAAAAGAATGGCATTGCTTTCATGG GTCCTCCAAGTCAGGCTATGTGGGCTCTGGGAGATAAGATTGCCTCCTCTATTGTGGCTCAGACTGCTGGCATTCCAACCCTGCCCTGGAGTGGAACAG CCCTGACAGTAGAATGGACAGAGAGCAACCAAAAGAAGAGAATCATCAATGTTCCGTCTGACGTGTACGAGCTTGGCTGTATACAGGATGTAGAGGATGGCCTGAAA GCTTCTGAGAAGGTCGGCTACCCTGTAATGGTGAAGGCCTCCgagggaggtggaggaaaaGGCATCCGTAAGGTCAATTGTGCTGATGATTTCCCGAACCTCTTCAGACAG GTCCAGGCAGAGGTTCCAGGATCCCCTATTTTCGTCATGCAGCTAGCTAAGCATGCCCGTCACTTGGAGGTCCAGATCTTGGCTGATCAATATGGCAATGCCATTTCCCTGTTTGGGAGAGACTGTTCTGTGCAGCGGAGGCACCAGAAAATTATAGAGGAGGCTCCTGCTACCATTGCCACTTCTGATGTGTTTGAGGATATGGAAAGG TGTGCAGTGAAGCTGGCAAAGATGGTAGGGTACGTCAGTGCAGGTACAGTGGAGTACCTCTACAGCCAAGACGGCAGCTTCTACTTCCTGGAGCTCAACCCTCGTCTGCAGGTGGAACACCCCTGTACTGAGATGGTGGCTGACGTCAACTTGCCTGCTGCCCAACTGCAG ATTGCTATGGGTATTCCTCTTCACCGGATCAAAGACATCAGGATGCTTTATGGGGTTCAGCCTTGGGGAGACTCTCCGATTGACTTTGAGGGTCTGTCGACAGCTCCCTCCCCACGGGGACATGTCATTGCAGCACGTATCACCAGTGAAAACCCTGATGAG GGTTTCAAGCCAAGCTCCGGAACGGTGCAAGAGCTGAATTTCCGCAGCAATAAGAACGTGTGGGGCTACTTCAGTGTTGCAGCAGCTGGTGGACTGCACGAGTTTGCTGACTCCCAGTTTGGACATTGTTTCTCTTGGGGAGAAAATCGTGAAGAAGCCATCTC CAACATGGTGGTGGCTTTGAAGGAGTTGTCTATCAGAGGAGACTTCAGGACCACAGTGGAATACCTCATTAAGCTGCTGGAGACTGAAAGCTTTCAGCACAACAGCATCGACACAGGCTGGTTGGACAGGCTTATCTCAGAGAAGATGCAG GCTGAGCGTCCTGATACCATGCTGGGAATTGTGAGTGGGGCTCTTCATGTGGCAGATGTAAATCTAAGGAACAGTGTCTCCAACTTCCTACATTCTCTGGAAAG GGGCCAGGTACTGCCAGCACACACACTACTAAACACTGTGGATGTGGAGCTGATCTATGAAGGTACTAAGTACGTCCTGACGGTGACACGCCAGTCTCCTAACTCCTATGTGGTTATCATGAACAACTCCTCAGCTGAAGTGGACGTCCATCGGCTCAGTGATGGAGGTCTGTTGCTGTCCTATGATGGCAGCAGCTACACTACCTACATGAAGGAGGAAGTTGACAG gTATCGCATCACAATTGGAAACAAGACATGTGTTTTTGAAAAGGAGAACGATCCCTCGCTGCTGCGATCTCCTTCAGCGGGAAAAATCATCCAGTACACAGTGGAGGATGGTGGGCATGTGTTTTCTGGCCAATGCTATGCTGAGATAGAG GTGATGAAGATGGTAATGACCCTCACAGCAGCAGAGTCTGGTTGTATTCACTATGTGAAGAGGGCTGGAGCAGCACTGGAGCCTGGCTGTGTCATTGCCAAACTGCAACTGGATGACCCAAGCAGAGTGCAACAG GCAGAGCTGCACACAGGGGCCTTGCCTTCTATCCAGGCAGTAGCCCTGAGAGGGGAGAAGCTACACAGAGTCTTCCACAACACACTGGATCACCTTGTTCACATCATGAATGGCTACTGTCTTCCTGAGCCGTTCTTCAGCGCAAAG TTGAAAGAGTGGGTGGAAAGGCTGATGAAAACCATGCGTGATCCCTCTTTGCCACTGCTGGAGCTTCAAGACATCATGACTAGTGTGTCGGGTCGCATCCCCCCTGCTGTGGAGAAGGCCATTAAGAAGGAGATGGCTCAGTATGCCAGCAACATCACTTCTGTGCTCTGCCAGTTCCCAAGCCAGCAG ATTGCAAACATCCTGGACAGCCATGCTGCTACTCTTAACAAGAAGTCAGAGAGAGAAGTCTTCTTTATGAACACACAAAGCATTGTTCAGCTGGTGCAGAA GTATCGCAGTGGCATCCGAGGTCACATGAAGGCGGTGGTGATGGACTTGCTCAGGCAGTACCTGAAAGTAGAGATTCAGTTTCAGAATG GACACTAtgacaagtgtgtgtttgcactgcGTGAGGAAAACAAAGGCGACATGGCCAATGTGCTCAACTATATCTTCTCCCATGCCCAAGTCACCAAGAAGAACCTGCTGGTTACAATGCTGATT GACCAGTTGTGCGGCCGTGATCCCACACTGACAGATGAACTGATGGCCATCTTGACTGAACTCACCCAACTTAGCAAGACAACCAATGCCAAAGTGGCACTGCGTGCTCGGCAG GTATTGATAGCTTCCCACCTCCCCTCTTATGAGCTCCGACACAACCAGGTGGAGtccatcttcctctctgccaTTGATATGTATGGACACCAATTCTGCATCGAGAACCTCCAG aaactGATCCTTTCAGAAACATCCATCTTTGATGTTCTGCCCAACTTCTTCTACCACAGTAATCAGGTAGTACGGATGGCTGCCCTTGAG GTGTACGTTCGCAGAGCATACATTGCCTATGAACTCAACAGCGTTCAGCATCGGCAGCTGAGGGACAACACATGTATAGTAGAGTTCCAGTTCATGCTTCCCACCTCACACCCCAACAG GATGTCATTCTCATCCAACCTAAACCACTATGGCATGGTGCACGTGGCCAGTGTGAGTGATGTTTTGCTTGACACATCTTTTACACCACCTTGTCAGCGCATGGGAGCCATGGTCGCTTTCCGCTCCTTCCAGGAGTTCACCAG GAACATAGCGGATGTGTTGAGCTGCTTCTCTGACTCTCCTCCCCCAAGTCCAACCTTCCCAGAGGGAGGTAATCCTGTCCTGTACGGTGAAGAGGACAACAAG AGTGTTCAGGAGGAACCCATCCATATCCTGAATGTGGCTATAAAGACTGACAGCGACATTGATGACGATGGCCTGGCAGCCATGTTCAGGGAGTTCACTCAGTCAAAG AAATCTCTGCTGTTTGAACATGGCATCCGTAGGCTGACTTTCCTTGTGGCTCAGAAG GATTTCAGGAAGCAAGTCAACTGTGAGGTGGACCAAAGGTTTCAT AGAGAATTTCCCAAATTTTTCACATTCCGTGCCAGAGACAAG TTCGAAGAGGACAGGATCTATCGTCACTTGGAGCCGGCACTAGCTTTCCAATTGGAGCTCAACCGCATGCGTAATTTCGCCCTGACTGCCATTCCATGTGCCAACCATAAGATGCACCTGTACCTGGGTGCAGCCCGTGTGGAGGTGGGGACAGAGGTTACAGACTACCGTTTCTTCGTGCGAGCCATTATCCGCCACTCTGATCTAGTCACAAAG GAGGCCTCTTTTGAGTACCTTCACAATGAAGCAGAGCGTCTGCTGCTGGAGGCCATGGATGAGCTGGAGGTGGCTTTCAACAACACAACTGTACGAACAGACTGTAACCATATCTTCCTCAATTTTGTCCCCACAGTCATCATGGACCCATCAAAG ATCGAGGAGTCTGTGCGCTCCATGGTGATGCGTTACGGTAGCCGCCTGTGGAAGCTGCGTGTCCTGCAGGCCGAACTGAAAATTAACATCCGCCTGACTCCAACAGGAAAGCAAATTCCCATCCGCCTCTTCCTCACCAACGAATCAGGCTACTACCTGGACATCAGCCTGTACAAGGAGGTCACTGATTCCCGAACGGGACAGGTGGGGCCCAAAGACCGACAG ATCATGTTCCAAGCATATGGAGACAAGCAGGGTCCTTTGCATGGCATGCTCATCAACACACCCTATGTCACCAAGGACCTGCTGCAGTCTAAGCGCTTCCAGGCGCAGTCTCTGGGCACCACCTATGTCTACGACTTTCCAGAAATGTTCAGACAG GCTCTGAAAAAGCTGTGGCACTCTAGCCAAGCCTATGCCAACTTGCCCAAATGCCCTCTTCCCTCTGAGCTGCTCACCTTCACAGAGCTGGTTCTGGACGCCCAGGGTCAGCTGGTGCAGATGAATCGACTGCCAGGAGGCAAcgag ATTGGTATGGTGGCATGGCGGATGACCCTGCGCACGCCAGAATATCCAGCTGGACGTGAGATCATCGTCATAAGTAATGACATCACACACAAGATAGGGTCATTTGGGCCCCAGGAGGACATGTTGTTCCTGCGAGCCTCAGAGATGGCACGAGAGAGCGGCATCCCTCGAATCTACATCGCAGCCAACAGCGGTGCCCGCATTGGCCTGGCAGAGGAGATCAGACACATGTTCCATGTGGCCTGGCAAGATCCAGTTGACCCCTATAAG GGTTTCAAGTATCTCTACCTTACACCTCAGGATTATAAGAAGGTTTCAGCCCTGAACTCCGTGCATTGCGAGCATGTGGAGGATGAGGGAGAATCCAG GTACAAGATCACTGACATCATAGGAAAGGATGAGGGGCTGGGTGTGGAGAATCTGAAAGGGTCTGGGATGATTGCTGGAGAATCCTCTCTGGCTTATGAGGAGATCATCACCATGAACCTG GTCACATGCCGAGCCATAGGGATCGGGGCCTATCTGGTGAGGCTTGGACAGCGAACCATTCAAGTGGACAACTCTCACATCATCCTCACTGGAGCTGGAGCACTCAACAAG GTGCTGGGCAGAGAAGTGTACACATCGAATAACCAGCTTGGTGGAATTCAAATCATGCACAACAATGGTGTGACCCACAGTACTGTTTGTGATGACTTTGAAGGAGTCTTCACTCTCCTGCAGTGGCTGTCCTACATGCCCAAG tGTAAATCTAGTCCGGTACCCATACTCAACTCCAAGGATCCCATCGATCGGCCAGTGGAGTTTGTCCCTACAAAGGCTCCCTATGACCCTCGCTGGATGTTAGCAGGACGTCCCAGCCAGA GTCCAAAGGGTTCCTGGCAGAGCGGTTTCTTTGACCATGGCTCCTTCATAGAGATGATGCAGCCATGGGCTCAGAGTGTGGTGGTAGGCAGAGCCAG ACTGGGTGGTATACCTACTGGAGTGGTTGCTGTTGAAACCAGGTCAGTGGAGCTGTCAATCCCAGCCGATCCAGCCAATTTGGACTCAGAGGCTAAG ATCATCCAGCAGGCAGGACAGGTGTGGTTCCCAGATTCTGCTTTCAAAACCGCTCAGGCCATTAAGGACCTGAACCGAGAGGGCCTTCCACTTATAGTGTTTGCCAACTGGAGGGGCTTTTCCGGAGGAATGAAAG ATATGTACGACCAGGTGTTGAAGTTTGGGGCCTACATTGTGGACGGGCTGAGAGAGTACAAGcagccagttctggtttatatTCCACCCCAGGCTGAGCTGAGGGGAGGCTCCTGGGTGGTTATAGATCCCACCATCAACCCTCGTCACATGGAGATGTACGCTGACAAGGACAGTCG AGGTGGAGTGTTGGAGCCTGAAGGAACAGTGGAGATCAAGTTTAGGAGAAAGGACCTGGTGAAGACCATGAGAAGAGTTGATCCAGTCTACACTGGCTTGGCTGAAAGACTGG GAACCCCAGAGCTGAGCCCTCCTGATCGTAAAGAGCTGGAGACCAAGCTGAAGGAGCGCGAAGAGTTTCTGCTGCCCATCTACCACCAGGTGGCTGTGCAGTTTGCAGACCTCCATGACACCCCGGGTCGTATGCAAGAGAAGGGCGTAATCACG GATATCCTGGAATGGCAAACCTGCCGTCAGTTCTTCTACTGGCGTCTGCGGCGTCTGCTCCTGGAGGACACAGTAAAGAGGAAGATCCAAGCTGCCAACAGCGAGCTGACAGACGGCCAGATCCAGGCAATGCTGCGCCGCTGGTTTGTGGAGGCCGAGGGGGCTGTCAAG